A region of the Bradysia coprophila strain Holo2 unplaced genomic scaffold, BU_Bcop_v1 contig_232, whole genome shotgun sequence genome:
tgataaggagtctccacctagtttaatggcttccactggaacaccatcttctccggaaCACTttctgtttttcatctcggctactgcggccttgacctcatcaacagttatgtcgggcatatcctccgatcccacgtttcttattattggtctatcttcggtttcttccgttggactctgtcttgctgaagaaaacaaattctcataaaattctgttgcaatatttaatatcgcatttcgatccatttggatcgttcctgttttgtctcgtaatttgaagatttcttttttggcgtttgtcatttttctccgtaggactttcatattgcagttagcttcaattatgttttgagccaattggacattatattttctttcatctgatctccttgctttgttgataccttgtctaaaagtattcaaccgaatctcgtcctccgttttttaccaactctgctctgcttgcgatcaggtctaatcaggtctgctgagttttgattctttcccttggatggatttgcatttggatttctaGGAAGTGAAGAAGATAGAAAAATAAGACTAAAAGTTTTGATTGATGAGCCGTTCATACATCACCGATTCCCAAATCACATGGATTTCCCAGATGATTATGGATTAGTCAGTCTTACTACCACAAGGTACTCATACTGAATATAACACGatgcaaatgaaaaaaacccaaaatttttgttcgataTCATCTTCCACTGTGACaacaatttccatttattctattttcttctcttttatataaaaaacatgtaaaatataaGGTAAGTTAGAACTTAATTCTACAGAGTTATTCTCGAATTGGCTACAACAAAACACTGAGGAAATTAAATCGATCGAGCGAAAAAGAACACTAAAAATGAAAGCTAAAATACAAATCTCAAATAAGACACAAtgacaaacaattttgaaaagtaCGAAAATTACAAAccaaaaatcgacaaaaaaaatgttcgtttaAAAAGAAAGCCGAGTTTCTGTCACATTAAAAAGTTTGGAAACGAAAATGATTTGCTTTGAACACCAAGTCTATTGGCTTTCAGATAAATAAATTCGAGCTGAGTGTCTGGTGCTTTTAAGTATTATCAGACCGACCGTTTCATCTTTcagttttaattttctttaaatttaggATTTAATGATAGGTGTGAAAATGAGAGCTTGCATTGGCCAGACTCAGATTCATTGTAAGACTTTTAActctagattttgttttttgttgtttaaatacttgtatcttaaaaattaatagCTAATACGACTTGTATACCAAAATCACATCCCATTGATGCAGCTGAATCGGTTGCTTTTTGTGAAGTACaagagaaattttgttttcggttttgatgttgttgtttgttCAGCTAGAATCTTTATCTTAGTCATCGACATCGAATTCTGGTAGTTTCTCATATTTGGCTAATGTTGCCTCATCGTCGGTGTTTACCAAAACTAGTGAATGTGACAGACCCATTGCAACCTGCGGCATTTTCATTCCAGTCAACCGAGTCACTTCTTTCGGAACGGTGCTGGATTTTAGCAAATCACCAAGTCCCTGTAAACGGAAAAtggaaacacattttcaatgaGTGTTACTGGTCGATCTTCATTATGGGGTATTTTTAACATCAAAATGGTTCGTAATTTGATCGTTAAATCGCTAAATCGTTAAAGTAAAAAGAAACACTCACCAATTCGCCATACGTTGGAGATGCGCCCCAAGCAATAAGAGTATCGTCTGCGGAAATGATAATGGAAGTATTCGAACAACCAATGCTAGTGATATGCCAGCCTGATCAATGAAATGacaaagaaaacgaaaaacaattatCCACTCGAACTACATGTAACTGTCCAATCCGCCCTACCTGCAAGATCTTGAACCGGCTTCGGATACATATTCGCTTCACCAGTCTTCTTATTCTGTCCGAACATAAACAGAACGCCAAGTTCGTTGATAGCCATGCTGTACGAAGAACCGCAGAAAACGCTACGGACGCCACGCGATGACGAGTCGAAAAACTTAATCATCCTAGGAACCATTTCGTCCTTTTGTTCGGCATGACCCAAGCGGCCAACGCCGCCGAATCCCCAGCTGTACGCTCGTTTCTTCGAATCAATTGCCACCTGTTTAGGGAAATGgaaggaaattattttcgagtTTAGTTGGTTCGAACGTCTGGGTATAATATCATTCAAATCGCAGCAGAAGCGTACAAAGAAATTCGGGCAGATATTACTCACtggattgattgatttttctcAGACTCTATTCGCCACATTGGACCGAAAGAAATCCCTTACCGTGTGGTTATTACCGCAACTGAAGTCTACAATCTGAACTCCCTCGATGGGTGTTATGTGACCATCCTTTGCCTTTTCAATGTACAAGACAATTTTCTTCGGAGACGTTTCAAAGTGGAATGTCATTTTGTTGGAATTGACGAAATATTTGCCATCTGTATTATGACCCAGCTGACCGTATTCGGGCAATCCAAATGAATGCAAATTGCCTTTAATGTCCAATATGACGGAAAAATCAGCGCCGCATGCAACTTTGATAATCGGAGGCCCACGATAATTAATCCGAGTCGGTTTTTGAACGATCGGAGTAGTTGAACCGATGCCACATTGACCACTTTTGTTATCACCACAAGCGTACACGGTGCCAGTATCTGCATGTTagacaattttcgttttaaatgttATTTCCATCATGGAGCACTGTGGTTCCTTTACATACCTGTCAGAAATAGTGAGTGGTTACGTCCACAAGCTGCCTGAATAACATTGACGTTCTCCAATTCGGCAATGACGGTGGGTGTTTCATACACTTCTAATTTGGGATGACCTAACTGGCCAAACTGATTTCGTCCGAAACTCATTGCTTTACGATCCATGTTGAGTAGGATGCTATGAGCCGAACTACATCCGCTTACGATCAAACGATACTGAACGGAATAGGGAAAAAAAGGTTGAACGATTGAGTATTGACGATCAAATATGAGTGCGTCAGTTCAGCATACCTTCTCGTCGGTGAATCGATTGAACACATAAAGATTCGG
Encoded here:
- the LOC119075664 gene encoding protein RCC2 homolog — its product is MSSKRKSDKPLPAKRGRKKKTDDDFESDTSDTIDDDVKTGGDIEVIIMNDEVPTKLPEELLKTYDRDPGKLMVAGMVTWDLTGRRDPKGKVTKIRPNLYVFNRFTDEKYRLIVSGCSSAHSILLNMDRKAMSFGRNQFGQLGHPKLEVYETPTVIAELENVNVIQAACGRNHSLFLTDTGTVYACGDNKSGQCGIGSTTPIVQKPTRINYRGPPIIKVACGADFSVILDIKGNLHSFGLPEYGQLGHNTDGKYFVNSNKMTFHFETSPKKIVLYIEKAKDGHITPIEGVQIVDFSCGNNHTVAIDSKKRAYSWGFGGVGRLGHAEQKDEMVPRMIKFFDSSSRGVRSVFCGSSYSMAINELGVLFMFGQNKKTGEANMYPKPVQDLAGWHITSIGCSNTSIIISADDTLIAWGASPTYGELGLGDLLKSSTVPKEVTRLTGMKMPQVAMGLSHSLVLVNTDDEATLAKYEKLPEFDVDD